The DNA segment TATGGCTACAGCTACTATAGCCTCAGGAATTCCGTTAGCAACTCCAATACCAAATATGGCCTTGCCTGCTAAAGAAGCATCAATACTTCTAGCTTTTGCAAACTCTGCAGCATATAATAAGTACATCATTCCCAAGACACCAACGGTGTTAGTTAAAGAACCCAATGCTGCTCCTATGCCAATTTTTATAGGATTATTTTTATTTTTAATAGGGATTGCCTTGTAAGTATAGTAGGCAACTATTGGTATTATAACCCTAGGGAGCACTGATACTAATGGATTCATAAATGCAAAAGATAAAAGTGATGGCACCATCATGTTTTGAAACACACTAAAGATTCCAAATATAAGTCCTATACATATACCTACCACAGGGCCTTCGATTAAAGCTCCTATGATAACAGGAACATGCATAATGGTTGCTTTGACCCCAGGAAGAGGTATAAAACCATAACCTGTTATGCCCAAAATGATGGATATAGCAGATAGCATACCTACAACTGTCAATTGTCTAGTTTTTGCCTTTCTGTTAGAAAGATTTGCATTATTACGTGATTCTAAATTCATAATACTACCTCCGTTCTTATTCCTTTAAGGATACAAGACGAATTTGCTGTGATCCTTATTAAATTTTATTCAGTTAAGTTTCAAAAGAATACCTGCTGAACATATTGTATTTTACCACTTTTCTATGATAAATGGAATATAGTTTTAACTGTAAATAAAATGTTTAATTAAAAAAAAGTATTTTATAATACTTTTTTTTAATTTTTAGTAAAAACTTTCATTAAACGTATTAAAATCCCCATAAATTTGGTATCATATTAAATATATAAAATTTTACTACTGGGGGTGTTAAAATGTCTGGAATAGTAACAGAAAAGGAGTATAATGTTCATTATTATGAAGTAGATTATAAAGGAAGAGCACTCATATCATCTCTTATGAATTATTTTGGTGATATAGCTATGGTACAAACTGAAGATCTAAAAATAGGCATGGAGTTTTTAAATCAGCATCATATAGCTTGGGTACTTTATAAGTGGGATATAGATATAAATAGATATCCAACATATAATGAGAGAGTAAAGGTAAAAACTTGGGCCTATGGTATAAAAAAATTCTACGCCTACAGAAAATTTACTATAACAGATAGCAGCGGAGAAGTGATAGTGGAAGCAAATTCTATATGGTTCTTAATAGATACAGAGAAGAGAAAAGCTATAAGTGTACCAGATTATATGTATGATATATTTAAAACCAACAAAGAAGAAAAAAGGACTCTTAAAATAGATAAAATAAAGAAAATGAATAAAATTGATGTAGAAAATAAATTTAGTGTGAGATATGGTGATATAGATACTAATAGGCATGTTAATAACGTAAAATATGTAGCTTGGGCTATAGAAACAGTTCCTAGAGATGTAGTTACAAAATATGAGCTTAAAAATGTAAAAGTAACTTACCAAAAGGAAACTTCCTATGGAAATATTGTAAAAGCTCGTACGCAAATTCTAGAAGAGGAAGATGGAATAGTATGTTTACATAAGATACAAGATAAAAGTGACAATGAGCTGGCAATTCTTCAAACTATGTGGAAATAGAAAGCATAAATTGCGACATAATACATTGAAGAAAAATCTGATTTTAATTCCGTAATAAATGTGTAATTTGGGACCGTTCACAATACGCCAAGAACTTCTAAATGTCTCACAGTTAAAGCCCCTAAAGCTTTCAAACTCACTCGTTCCTCGTTCAAACATGAAAGCTTCTTAACGGTTCTTTAACTGTGAGACATAAGAAGTTCTAAGGCTAGTTCAATAGTCTCCAATTCCACATTTATTACTACATTAAAATCAGATTTTTAGTTTAATATGTTTATGGCTGGAGAGGAGAAGCCTACTAAAGGATGATTTTCCTCCACTACGTTACGGAAAATCTTTAATTTATAAAACAAATAAAAAGGCTCCCATAATCTTTTTAGGCGTAGCCTTTCGTTTAGAACTTAAATCCCGGTTATTAATAATATTTTCACTAATTGGGAGATACAATTAATCACTTTAATTAGGTACTAGTAAATACATAATTATTAAAATAAAATATTGGATAAAATTTAATATATTTTGCCATAATGCATTGGCTTGTATAAATCTTAGCTTTAATATTTAGACTGGCTAACGCCAATAAAAGATTGTAAAGGCTTAAAAGAAAAAGCTATAATTATTCGATTAATAGTGTAATTATAGTTTTTATTATCAAATTATTGTATTTATACATTTTTTATTCAATTAAAGATTTTCTGTAGCATAGCGGAGGAAAATCATCCTTTAGTTAGCTGTCTTCCTCATTTGATAGCTTATGCATGAACCGAAAAATCTGTCTTTAAGGTAACAATAAATATATTTTTTTAGACTATTGAGCTAGCCTTAGAAATTCTTTGTTTTCAAATTTCAATACCCGTTAAGAAGCTTTCATGTTTGAGCGCCGTTAGAAGCGAGTTTGAAAGCTTTAGGATATTGAAATTTGAAAACATTAGAATTTCTTAGCGTATTGCGAACAGTCTAATAAAATATATTTATTGTGGACTTAAAGACAGATTTTTCTTATGGCACTTACATCATAATTTTCTCATTTTGCGGCGCTTTTAGCGGCTACAACTCCAGAACTCCATGCCCATTGCAGATTAAATCCCCCACAGTCACCATCCACATCTAAAACCTCTCCACAGAAATAAAGATTAGGTACAATTTTAGACTCTAAAGTGATATGGTTAACCTCAGTAGTGTCAACTCCTCCGGCGGTTACCTGAGCATTCTTGAAGCCATTTGTACCTGATACGGTGAAGGTCCATTCCTTAAGTAGAGAAAATATATTACTTTTTTCTTTCCAATCTAAATCCCAGCAAGGTTTATGTATATTTATAACTCCAGCTTCTTTTAAAAGTATAGGTATTATCTTTTTGTTTATTATTCCTATAAAAGATTCCTGTACAGCTCTATAGCTGAAGGTGCCCCAATGATTTTCCAAGAACTCTATTAATGATTCTTTGGAGAATTTGGGCATAAGATCTATTTTTAATGTAACTTCATTTTTTTCACTTAAATTATAAGAAGCAACCCTGCTTAGTTGTAAAATAGGAGGGCCTGATATACCATAGTCTGTAAAAAGTATTTCTCCAAAGTCTTTTCTCATAGACTTGCTATTTACAAAAATTTCTGCAAAACCATCAAATTTCACTCCAGAGAGAGCCTTTAAATGATTATATTGAAGCTTAAGTTGTACTAAAGCTGGTACAGGATTTATTATATGGTGGCCTAGTGATTTGGTTATGTTAAATCCAGAGCCATCTGAACCAGTGGTAGCAGCAGACTTCCCTCCAGTAGCTATTACTAATTTTTTGCATTGAAATATTTCGGCATTATTTGAGTATATTTTAAAGCCATTTGTAGTACACCTTACCTCCTTAACTTTTGTATTTAAATACAAGGGTATACCTTTTTCACTTATGGAAAGTCTAAGCACATCTAAAACTGAAGAAGCCTGTAGGCTCATAGGGTACATTTTGCCATCATCAAGGGTTACTAAAGGAAGTCCTAGAGAGGAAAAAAAGTTAACAGTATCCTCATAGGTAAACTTATTTAAAGTATCCATAAAGAATTTAGGGTTATTACTATGATATCTTAAAGAAATTATATTCTCATTAGTTATATTGCATCTGCCGTTTCCTGTGGTGAGTATTTTTTTACCTATTCTATCACTGCCTTCTAAAAGTGCCACATTACAGCCCATATCTTTAGCTGTGATGGTAGCAGTGATACCAGAGGCACCAGCACCTATGATTATAATATCGTATTTCAAAGTCAATCGCTGCTACTCAAAACATGGTCAAATGTATCCATATTGAGATTGTTACTGCTTCAACGTACTCTGCCTTGCCTAAGCTACTACAGTTTGTATAGCACTCCACAGTCGTTAATTCCCCAAATAGCCTTGGGTACACATATAAGTGCTTGTTTAATTAAGCTATCTTATATTCTTTAGCATTGGCTAAATTTATTGAAGCATTTAAATCTCTATCAATAGAAAGCCCACAACTGCATTTATAAACTCTATCAGATAGTTTTAAATCTTTCTTATATGCTCCACAACAGCTACACATTTTACTACTTGGATAAAATCTATCAACTATTCTTATCTCAATGCCATTTTGTTTAGCTTTTGAAATAAGTTTAATTCTAAATTCATAAAATTTTTGCCCAGCAATTGCCTTTGCTAAATGCCTATTCTTCATCATTCCACTTACATTTAAATCTTCAATAGTTATAAAACTTGGTTTTTGTTTTATTAACTCATTTACTGTTTTATTTATGTAATCAGTTCTTATATTTGTAAGTCTTTGATGAAGTTTTTGTACCTTTACTATTTGTTTTTGGATATTTTGACGAGTAGCTTCTCCTTTCTCTTTTTTATTTCTTAATTTTAAACTTTCATATTTCCTTGAAAGTTTTCTTTGCTCACGTTTTAGTTTCTTTTCTTCTTTTTTAACTGTTTCAGTTTTGTTAATATTCTTTTTAGTTAAGCCATTATTACAAATTGCAAAATTCTTTAGTCCAAGGTCTACGCCTATTCCTTCTGAGTAAGGTTTATTATTTACTTTAATAGCTTCTTTAACTAAAATTGAAACAAAATATCTATCTGCTTTTTGACTTACTGTACCACTTTTAACTATAGAGTTAACTGGAATGTATCCAAATTCTTTTAATCTAATCCAACCTAAAGTTGGTACTTTAACCCTATGTCTTTCAATAGTCCAATCTGTTTTATTGTTCTTTGGAAAGTAAGCTTTAACATCTTGATTTTTCTTTTTCTTATATTTTCTTTATATTGTTCGTAAGTATACTATCTTCTATTTGTTGGTGTTCTAAATGCTTTTAATATTCCTTCGTTATCCTATCTTTGTAATGTTCTAACTGATACATTAATTAACTCTACAACTTCATTTGGTTTATAATTATTATTTTTCAAATGTACTCACTTCCTTTTCATAAGTACATTTTACTATAGTTAATTACTTTTATTTATATTTTAAACAACTAAAGATATCTCCTTTTGGCTATTTATAGAAAAAAGCTTGAAGGGTACCAACAAGCATTAGAGTATACAAATAATATTTTATCCTATTTAGTTTAATTATAATTATTTTATAATATTTTTTCAATGAAAGGAATAGTTAAGCATTGAGTATTGATCATTTTAATTCATTGGTTGATTTTGTATGGATGAATTAGTAAATGAGAAGTGCATCATTGATACAATTATAAAAATTAGGATATAATAAACGTAAATATAATAAAAAAGGAAGGTGAAAAACTTGATTTTTGATAAATATTTGGACTATAAAATATCAATAATCAAGTGAGTTTATGGTAGCTAGTGAATTATTAAATTATAAAAATTGGGTAGTAGTAGGAGACGTTATAAACCAGAGTAAATATGCATATAAAATTTTAGACAAGTTAAGGAATAAAGGTTTTAATGCAGTGGGAATTCATCCTAAGAAGGAGGGGGAAGGCGTTTATAAAAGTTTAAAGGATGTGCCTTTTCAAATAGAAGTTATAGATTTATGTATAAATCCTGCTTTAGGTATAGAAATACTTAAGGAAGCAAAGACTTTAATTATTAATAAGGTACTAATTCAGCCTGGGGCAGAAAGTGAAGAAATTATTAATTATTGCAAAGAAAACAATATAATTGCTATAGAGGATTGTGCGCTAGTACAGTTATCTAATATGTAAGTATTTAGATTTACGTATTTAAAAAAATACATAGCTGCAAAGTCTTTTTAGGTTAAGCGCTGGTGATTACTGGTGTTTAATTTGTATGAATTATTGACAGTGTAAATTATTAAAAAACAGGGGGTGCTATTAT comes from the Haloimpatiens massiliensis genome and includes:
- a CDS encoding CoA-binding protein → MVASELLNYKNWVVVGDVINQSKYAYKILDKLRNKGFNAVGIHPKKEGEGVYKSLKDVPFQIEVIDLCINPALGIEILKEAKTLIINKVLIQPGAESEEIINYCKENNIIAIEDCALVQLSNM
- a CDS encoding acyl-[acyl-carrier-protein] thioesterase codes for the protein MSGIVTEKEYNVHYYEVDYKGRALISSLMNYFGDIAMVQTEDLKIGMEFLNQHHIAWVLYKWDIDINRYPTYNERVKVKTWAYGIKKFYAYRKFTITDSSGEVIVEANSIWFLIDTEKRKAISVPDYMYDIFKTNKEEKRTLKIDKIKKMNKIDVENKFSVRYGDIDTNRHVNNVKYVAWAIETVPRDVVTKYELKNVKVTYQKETSYGNIVKARTQILEEEDGIVCLHKIQDKSDNELAILQTMWK
- a CDS encoding NAD(P)/FAD-dependent oxidoreductase — protein: MKYDIIIIGAGASGITATITAKDMGCNVALLEGSDRIGKKILTTGNGRCNITNENIISLRYHSNNPKFFMDTLNKFTYEDTVNFFSSLGLPLVTLDDGKMYPMSLQASSVLDVLRLSISEKGIPLYLNTKVKEVRCTTNGFKIYSNNAEIFQCKKLVIATGGKSAATTGSDGSGFNITKSLGHHIINPVPALVQLKLQYNHLKALSGVKFDGFAEIFVNSKSMRKDFGEILFTDYGISGPPILQLSRVASYNLSEKNEVTLKIDLMPKFSKESLIEFLENHWGTFSYRAVQESFIGIINKKIIPILLKEAGVINIHKPCWDLDWKEKSNIFSLLKEWTFTVSGTNGFKNAQVTAGGVDTTEVNHITLESKIVPNLYFCGEVLDVDGDCGGFNLQWAWSSGVVAAKSAAK
- a CDS encoding ECF transporter S component, with protein sequence MNLESRNNANLSNRKAKTRQLTVVGMLSAISIILGITGYGFIPLPGVKATIMHVPVIIGALIEGPVVGICIGLIFGIFSVFQNMMVPSLLSFAFMNPLVSVLPRVIIPIVAYYTYKAIPIKNKNNPIKIGIGAALGSLTNTVGVLGMMYLLYAAEFAKARSIDASLAGKAIFGIGVANGIPEAIVAVAITIPIVLAVRKIVKHK